The sequence below is a genomic window from Streptomyces sudanensis.
GCCCCGCCGCCGGTCAGGGTTCGATCAGGCCGGCCCTGATGGCGTAACGGGTCAGCTGGAGGCGGTCCCGCAGGCCCAGCTTCTGCAGCAGGTTCGCCCGGTGCCGCTGCACCGTCTTGACGCTGATCACCAGCATGTCCGCGATGTCCTTCGAGGAGTGGCCCTCCGCGACCAGCTTGAGGACCTCCTCCTCGCGCGCGGTCAGCACCCGCTCCGGCGGCTCCCCTCCGTGCCGGGCCCGGTCCAGGTAGTCGCGGACCAGGGCCGTCACCGCGCCCGGGTAGAGGAACGGCTCGCCGCGCATCGCCGCCCGGCAGGCCGCCACCAGGTCCCGGTCGGCGACGGACTTCAGGACGTACCCGCAGGCGCCGGCCTTCAGGGACTGGAAGAAGTACTGCTCGTTGTCGTACATGCTCAGCATGAGGATCCGCAGCGACGGGTGGCGCGCGGACAGCTCCCGCGCCGCCTGGAGGCCCGTCATCCGGGGCATCGCCACGTCCAGGACGGCCAGGTCGACGGGGTGCTCGCGGGCCATGGCGACCGCCTCGGCGCCGTCCCCGGCCTCGGCGACGACCCGCAGGTCCGGTTCGCCGTCCAGGATCAGCCGGACGCCCCGGCGGACCAGCGCGTGGTCGTCGGCGAGCAGGATCCGGGTGGGCGGGGTGCCGGACGGGTTCACGCGCGCCTCCCGGCGGCTGGTACGGACAGGGACACCCGGGTGCCGCCGTCGCGGCCGGGGGAGAGGTCCAGGGTGGCGCCGGCGAGCAGCGCCCGCTCCCGCATGCCCCGGATGCCGGCCCCCTCGCGGGCCACGCCCAGGCCCCGCCCGTCGTCCTCCACGGACAGCACCACCCCGCCCGGCACGCGGCGCAGCGCCAGCTCGACGCGGGCCGCCCCGGCGTGCCGGGCGGCGTTGGTGAGCCCCTCCTGCGCGACCCGGTACAGCACCAGCTCCGTCTGCCGGTCCAGCGGCGGCAGGTCCGGGGCCAGGCGGCGCCGCACGACCAGGCCCGTGTGGGTGGCGAAGTCGTCGGCCAGCGAGGTCAGCGCGCTGACCAGGCCGAGGTCCTCCAGCACCCCGGGGCGCAGCCGGCGGGCGAGCCGCCGCACCTCGTCCAGGCTCGACCGGGTGATCTCCTGCGCCTGCTGCAACTCGGCCCGCAGCGGCTCCGGCGCCCGGTCCGCGGCCCGCTTCAACCCGAGCAGGACCGCCGTCATGCTCTGCCCGACCTCGTCGTGCAGCTCCTGCGCGATCCGCCGCCGCTCCGACTCCTGCGCGGACAGGGCGCGGGCGCTGCTGGTGGCGCGCTCCGCCTCCAGCCGGTCCAGCATGGCGTTGAACGTGCGGATCAGCTCGGCCACCCCGCCGCCGCCCGGCACGGGCAGCCGCTGACCGGGCCGCAGCAGGTCCACGGTCGTCATCTCCCGCGTCAGCCGCTCCAGCGGGGCGAGGCCGACCCGCAGCAGCGCCGCGTTGGCGACGAGCATTACGCCCAGCCCGGCCACCAGGATCACCGCCTCCGTCAGCAGGACCGGTACGGAGACGGTCACCGGCGCCCACAGCAGCAACGCCGTGGCCGCCCCCAGGACCAGGGCGTTCAACCCGAAAATCCGCCAGAACAACGACACGGTGCACGGAACCTTCCTGTAGACCCCCGGCTCCCTCCACTATCCCCGGTGCGCCGGGACGCCCGGCCCACCGGGCACCACGAGACGGCCGGCCCGCCGCCCTGNCCTTATNCACANNNNNNNNNCCCCCGCCCCGCCGTCGATGGGGGCCGGCACCCATCGACGGCGCTC
It includes:
- a CDS encoding response regulator, with product MNPSGTPPTRILLADDHALVRRGVRLILDGEPDLRVVAEAGDGAEAVAMAREHPVDLAVLDVAMPRMTGLQAARELSARHPSLRILMLSMYDNEQYFFQSLKAGACGYVLKSVADRDLVAACRAAMRGEPFLYPGAVTALVRDYLDRARHGGEPPERVLTAREEEVLKLVAEGHSSKDIADMLVISVKTVQRHRANLLQKLGLRDRLQLTRYAIRAGLIEP
- a CDS encoding HAMP domain-containing sensor histidine kinase, which encodes MSLFWRIFGLNALVLGAATALLLWAPVTVSVPVLLTEAVILVAGLGVMLVANAALLRVGLAPLERLTREMTTVDLLRPGQRLPVPGGGGVAELIRTFNAMLDRLEAERATSSARALSAQESERRRIAQELHDEVGQSMTAVLLGLKRAADRAPEPLRAELQQAQEITRSSLDEVRRLARRLRPGVLEDLGLVSALTSLADDFATHTGLVVRRRLAPDLPPLDRQTELVLYRVAQEGLTNAARHAGAARVELALRRVPGGVVLSVEDDGRGLGVAREGAGIRGMRERALLAGATLDLSPGRDGGTRVSLSVPAAGRRA